The window ACAAAGTATTTAAGAACTATACAACCAActactttgttttgttgttgaataTTCACAATTTTGTAACAAGTggcaaatatttttgaacattatATTAAATTACCCCCTTATTTTATAAGGTTTTATCTCTCCTATTTGCTTATGAGGAAGGAAAAATGTTAACATAGTCAAAATTTACATGTCTGATAATACTCATAAAGTCATATTCAAGCAAAATCGAGAATGCAATAcaaaatgttaagcaaaatatgcattttcaatttttgtgCTTTAAACTGCAAGTCTTACCAATTGAACACTTAAATTGAAGCAGGCATTTTGcttatctcaataaaatttttacattttgaggtAGATGCTATAGTCCTTTTActaatgagaaaactaaagcttaaagaaattgacaaatttaACCCTAATTTACAATTAAATAGCAGTAGGGTAAATAAActgtcttctaaaaatattttactttgtttcccaGTTAGAATATGAAGTAAAGGGGCATAGGATTAATTTTCATATACTTACCttttcttgccaagttgcttctATATTTTGGCCATAGGGACAACTTAAATATTCAAAACTGAGTATCAATCATCTATAAGCAAAATGGAAAGTATTTTCAATACTTTGAAGtagaagaataacaaaaatgagTTTCCATTGCACGTTGGTTTGTAataattatttgcattacaataaATACTCTGAACTTTTGGACTATGCCATGTGTAGCACATATTTTATGCCATATGTAGTAACCAGCTCTACTCATCATTTGATTTTCCCTGATGCTTTCCATTACTTAAATACTCTTAAAtccatgatgatcagaaaacaatACTCCAAAGTATGATGCTTTGTCAAGCTTAGTAATTTTTGAACTAGAGGGCCCTGGAAGAAGTGGTCTCTGACTTTTTTCCTATGTTTCTTTCCCTGCTTGCTGCTCTCTTCCTGGCAGGTTATTCAAAGTAGAACTTGCTTTTCCCAAGGCAGCTCATAGAAACGTAGAACATAGAACAGCTTTACCTCAATTACAAAATGTAGATATATTTTCAAACTCTCTCATCCTTTTCTGCTCAGGAGCAggccataaagaaattctctgatcTGTTTTGTCTTGATAGTAGGTCAAAAGACCCTTAACTCTAGAAGGGGTCTTGTCCTTAAGCCCAAGGAAAGAATGCTGTATAGAGAAGCCAAGATACCATACAGGTCTTTCCAGGCTATAACCAATAGGTCATATACTTTTCATGAAATCATAATTCTACAGGGATGTCCATTCCTCCCATCTAGTCATAAACacaggtttcactgagtttttaattttaatttccaaaggcTCTTGTTTTACCTAAAATTTAGATTGGATAAATTTGCCATGCTTTTTTCTTGTTAGCCTGTCTGTAATTATAGAAGTATTGACCATGACCTTTACGATGGGTGAAAAACGAGGTCACACTTTTTGCCTCTATAGTTTTTATCAGGTACAAAGTTATCCTCTTCACTACTTAGTAGGCCAAAGTGTTATTCatgaacaaaatgcaaaaaaagtgaTCTTAGAACGTTTTGTTATTAATCTCTTTTTCCTGACCACTACAAAAACCATGATGAAAACCAAAATGATTCCACTTGGGTGATTTTGATGTACAAGTAACTTACAATTTCTTAAAGGCTGTTAAACAGttaaaatgatacaaattagCTACACATTGGTTAACCTCtaatattaatgcaataataatgaaaaatgcttAGATGAACTAatctttacattattttaaaagatcagttacataaagtaaaaaaaaaaaaaaaacttacaaaggaTAACCAAATCTAGATATTAAAATAGGGAAGCTATACATCTCTTAAAgacacatataaaattttaacacaCTTCAAATAATAGTCATGGGAAgctttaagattatttttaatggacTACTTTTATTTACCAGTTCAAAGGATTACCTATAggaatatacttaaaaattctCTGGGGTGAAACAAATCAGTATATATTAAATGTATGCGGACTAAGGGGCAGACAAGAATTTCTAAGTCATAAATATCATCTTCTTTATAAAAGGTAGTACTTCGTGGGATATCCATTGAATACctatttataaaaacacacactCAAAAGTATTGGCCACACAAGAAATAATAACTGGCGGCTTTAGTGGATTAAAGAAAGAACATCAAATTCGACCAACTCAAGATGCATTATTCAGCCCTCAAAGAATTATtattgagaaacaaaaaataaaaaacttagaaaGGTTCATGAATTAGGAAGAGCTTCCAGGAACCAGTTCTTGCTGTTTCAAAACCCGCGCTTCTGTTGCAGGGCCTCTTCTGGTGGaaccagcagggcccagaagcAGGTGCCCACACACATGGGGGCTCCAGAGCCCAGACACTGGCAGGACCCCGCGGGCAGAGGCAGGGCGCCACCGGAAGTGTCAGGTGGTGGGCTGGAGGCACTGAGCTCAGTGGTCCAGCAGTGTAGGGTGGGGAAGCCGCGAGCGCGGAAGGAGGGGCGCTCGGGACGCCCCGCCTCTCCTGGCTGAGGCCAGAGGCTACAGCCAGGGCCCTGGGGGCGCCGGGTCCTGGGCACAGAGGCCAGAGTCGGGCTCCTGCCCAGGCGGCTCCTCCTTGTCCACAAGCGGGCGCGGCCCTTGCTGTTCGAGGTGCAGCTGCAGCAGGGCCCTGCGGTACATGGCCTCCAGCTTCTCCAGCCGGGCCCTCAaggccctggggctgcctggTTCATCCTCATGGCGACCACCTCTCTCCCTCCGGTTCGTGCCAGCCTCCGGGGGACCCAGGGCCGCCTCTGCGGCCATCCGGTCGCCGCCCTCCCCCTGGAGCCGCAAAGCCTGACGGAAGAGGCTGCGGTTCTCGCGCTTCAGCCGCCGGTTCTCGAGCCGCAGCCGGGCGTTCTCCTCCCGCAGCCTCGCGTTCTGCCGGTCCCGCTCGTCCCGCGTGCGGATGGCCTCCAGGTGGCTCGCTGCCAGGTCCGCGAAACGCTCCTCCAGCTGCTGTCGGGCGCCACCCGCACGGCCTCGCCAACCCCCGTCGCCTCCGCCGCGCTGCGGAACCCGGCCCGGGCGGCCTGGCCCATCTGTGTCCCCGCAGCCACAGCTCCCGCGCCGGGTGGCGCCACCACGCATGCGCCACATCCGTCCGGTCCTAACCGCGCCGCCAGCGCCAAGGGCCCGGGGGCCGCGCGCCAAGGCGCGGACGAGTTCGGGACCCGGCGGGGCGGTCCGGCGACTGCAGAGTAGAGAGGTGGCGAGCGGCGACTGCTGGCTTGTGGCCAGAAGAGGCCGGGAATTTGCCCGGGTTGAGGCGTGTCCTGTTTCCCGCGGCGGAGCTACCCCCCTGGGCCTGCTATCTCTGGGCCCAGCTCACACACAATGCCCCGGGGGAGCTCTTTCTGCTCATCCCTCTGGCCAGGCGGGGAAAAGCGAGTATCCTCTGCTGGGCGCTTCCGTGCAGGCCTGGGCACTGCAAGAACCAGCCAGCCTCCTCCAGTCCTGCTCTCCAGCTCAACCACCATTGGTTACTTTGCTTTTTATATGGcagtctcaaaatcaaaactattACTTCTAGTAATAAGTAATGGGACAGAACTATGAGGCAAACTGAAAAGctgtcattatttcatttaaaacttaGCGGTTAAACCCATCCCTGTGCTTAATAGAACATTCAACGGAATGGGCCTGAGCACTTGTCTTGAGACTCTGGAGCAAGAAGAGGTAGCACTCCAGATCATACAGACAATTACAAGTTCTGAACAACCAGAAAATCCACTTTGTAAATTGTTTTCAACTTTACGGAGTTAAGGTGATCATTGCTTTATTTGCTCAAGCCAGTCCCTTAAACCTATGAAACTTAAGATGTGCCCCTTTCATTGAAGAAACTGAATATTTGACAAGTTTCAAAATTTCTGGGGAGAAGTGCATAACAAGTGAATaagtttccttgtttttaattatGTTCACCCACAATGTATCTCTAGTATTGTAAAGTAAGAATTAGGTACTGGTGCCAGAATATCTTTGGGGAGACGGGGAAAACAATTACATTGTAACAAGGTCCTAGGTAATACTTAGGTTTAATAAAATCTCCAAACCACTGgaacaagtaaatgaataagAATACAcaagaggagctggggttgtggctcagtggtaatgcgtttgcctagcatgcgtgacgcactgggttccattctcagcaccacacacaaataaataaaataaaggtccatcaacaactaaaatatatatatatatatatatatatatatatatatatatatatatatatatatatatataaaggtccatcaacaactaatatatatatatatatatatatatatatatatatattttttttttttttttaaagaacacatgAGAACCCTGGTTAACAGATCTGCATTTTTGTATGAACTGTACAAATAAAATTGTGACTAGGAGAAAATACAGttattcaaaatttttgttttatcaagtAAGATCCTAAAATACCTCAAACTGTTACAATCATTTcatgaaataagaaaggaagatgtAATCTCAGAATTTCAAAAAATGTAAGTGCAGTTTTATGGGAGATCATGCCATTCTTAGTTTCCATTAAAAGCAGACATTTTAGACCTTGTTGCAGACAGTAATTGCCTTCTCCATGGCCTGTGGAACCAAGAATATGTTCTTTTGGTGTATATAGAAAATGCAGGAGAAAACATTTGTATTAAGGAAAGATCATGAACTCTCAGGTTTAGAGATTTCAGATTTTGAGGGCCTGTGGAATAGTAAGAAAGATGTGCCTcataaactacaaagaaaaattgGCATTAGAGCCATTCATCCCCttggtgttttgttttactttttgtagGTACCACTCTTCACCATACTCCCACATTTGTAAATCTAGTAGTGTCTCATTTTTACTGCTTCCAATAAAATTAGGCTGTATTCCTTGCAGAATATCTTCTAAATTTCTTGTAGCTTTTGTGATGCATCATTagctaatatattttttacaGAACATTGGCCTGTGATGAATGGAAAGGCCTGCTGGCATATCCTCTATACACAACCCTCAAATCCTAAATACACTCTTGTCCTAACAAATGAATCCAGTGATGTAAAATGCGATGATAAGCAGACATAACTGATCAAGCAACAGAAGATCCAATAAAATTGCCAATCTATTTGATATATGTTAATGGCAACTatctaattttatatgtattttcataaAAGGCAGAATCCATTTTTACTATGACTGTGAGGCAGGCAGATGGTATATACAACTATATTTACTttatgaaaagaaggaaggaagaaaaaggggaagagagggagggatgaagagaatgaaggaaaggataaaagaaaaacattaatccatcaaaaatatatcaataatagTAATGAAAGTATTATTGGGTATCAATGAGTGTTCACCTATGGTTAGTGGAGATTGCACCAATCAATCTAAACAGGAAGTAGAGACAATGTAATTTCTAAATCAAAATAGAATTTGGGGCAACAGTGACTAAAATGATCACTGTCAAAATTATTGActtgtatttaaatttatatttaattacacTAATTTGCCAATGTTATATATCTGGAGATGAGcattacatttatttctaaatattgacATACAAAAGGCCACTTCCCACTTTAGTGAGtggtttatatatgaaaatatcattgGACAAgtaatataacaaatatatggaaataaatgaaaaatttaagataaattatagaactgataaaatttaaaagaaaatgtagggctATAATggaccttaaaagaagaaaataaatatatgtggttCTAATTAGAAAAAAGATTAGACATTGTGCTTTCTTTGATGAATAAGAACTTCTAAACAATAACAAGTTGTTTGGTACAGAGAAATCTCAAAAGTACATGAATCCCCAGGTTTGTTGACAGAGGCCTGTAACACCAGCTATGAGAATGCTAAattaggagaatcacaagttccagaccagtctggacaacttaggaAGGGCTTTTCTTAAAAGACAAAAAGGTTGTGTGTATAGGTAagtggtggtagagtgcttacctagtatgtgtcAGACCCCGGGTTaagtcaactctttttttttcatcatattcATTCCAGTCCCTTTAGCTGCTCTTCCTCAACAGTAAGAGGTTAAGATTCTCCTATAATAAAATTGACAGTTTTACcccaataaaaagatataaaatccaGTAGAATACTTGTACTTTATATTTATGAAACcaattgtttcttaaaaaaataattggttaTTCAAGAATTAGTCTTTGAACTTTGAGCTTCTTACAAATGATTtagaataaaagcataaaaatgtagTAAGTCATTTTATGGTACTTGGTTTTGCTATCTTTTTGAAGTAACAACTGTAATTTcaactatttgttttcttcttccttctagtaagaggacattttaaaaatttgttctttttagttatacataatagtagaatgtatttgacatgttataaatatatagaatataacttcccattcttgtggttgtacatgatatagagttacactggccatgtattcatatataaccataggaaagttatgtctgattcattctactgtctttcctattcccattctcaCTCTTTTCTGTCATCCAGTGAACATCTATTTTTCCCTCTCCATGTcctattgtgtgttagtatccacatatcagagagtaCATTAGGCCTGTGCATATTTTTgggattggcctatttcacttagcatgctagtttcttccagttccatccatttgctggcaaatgccataatttcattctgtatagttaaaatattccattgtgtatatatatcacattttatttatccattcatttgttaaagagcacctaggttggttccatagcttgtgaattgagctataaatattgatgtggtcaTGTCACTATAGTTTGTTGATTTTAAGAACTTTGGGTGGACGCCAAGGAGaaggataactgggttaaattgtagttccattccaagttttctaaggactctccatactgctttccagaacgGTTACACttatttgcagtcccatcagcaatgtgtatgagtgtacattttccccacatactcaccaacatttattgttacttgtattcttgataattgccattctgactggagtaagacgaaatctcagtgtagttttgatttgcattcttctaattgctagggatgttaaacattttttcgtATCCATAAACCTAATGTCCATTCTCTCTATTcagcaatttcaattttttaatatatataatcatgtgttatatataattatatatatataatttattatatatatatatatattttagttatagttgggcacaatatcttttttttgttgtttatttttatgtggtgctgaggatccaacccagtgcctcaaatgtgttAGGCCACTGCTCTACCTAtgagccacaaccatagcccctaaatttcatttttaaaagttgttttctgTATcttaggtaaaagaaaaaagatgtataGACAAATTTATAATAATTGTGCTTTTTAATATAAtgcctcaaaatatttttgtaggtaATTTTGAGAAGATTCATATCAGCAAATTTGAGTGGGAATATTTTTTCCCTACATGTTATACCTATGTTTTAGTATTTCTCAATCTTTAAATAAAAGCTTTTGAATGTATTTATTAGGTTAGTACCCTCATCAGAAAGGATGCCAGAGTGtttgcttcctctctttgcttgtGCCATGTGAGTACATGAGGAAAAGATGGCTATCTGTAAGCAAGCAAATAGGCCTTCACCAGGGAACTGAATGagtaccttgatcttagacttctcaaCCTTTATGACTGTGAGAAAGAATTCCTATTGTTTGAGTCACTCAGTTTATGGTATGTTGTTATAATAGCCTGAGCTGACTACTAcactactttctttttctttttttctttttttgtttcacttACCTGGATTGAAAAGAATCCATCAAAGTGAAATTTATATTCCATCATTTCATATATCTAAGTGTTCCTCAATTCAAAGTGTTCTTTACTTGTTTTAAACATTGATAAGGTGGAAATGTTTGTTGTCTTGATTGTGGTATCATTTCACAATACACAGACCAAAACATCATGCTATGTATTTTAACTATACACAATTTATATTCATCAATCATACCataagaaatttgaagaaataaacatgGATAAAGTAATGTATATATCAGTAATTGGATAACCTCATGCTGAAGTTCTTCCCTGtgtcattaacatttcttttgtgAATGGGTCTGCAAATAGGATGTGAACTCTTGGATGTGAGGAACCAGTTAGTAGTGTATATGCATTTATGATACAAATGGTTTTTGAATGGGATATAGCAAACATTTAACCTTCATtttcttgtataattttaaaggaagattgTCCCAGATaaaacttctatttaatgatcaaaaTTTATCTATCCAACAGGCTGAACTAATGAAATTTACCTAGAAAGGTTTATAGGCTGCTGGCATTATTCAAACTGATAAAGAAGGAGGTTGGCATTGATTGCCTTCTTAATAACAAGTTTTGTTAATGACTACTAGTCTTAATATGTAGTATTgatgattctttttaaagaagtaatgaaTAAGAAGTATGGGTCTGGAGACTGTACATATCTGATTTTGACAAATACCACACCTTTGCACCCCAGATATGTGGCCTCGGACAGCCTCCTGAAACCATGGTATCTTCATTTGTCACATGGAAATAAAACCAGTATCTACCTCAGGGGGTTATTGTGGGgatttttttatatcttaaaaaacaGAGGCAGTCAACAAGGAATACACAATAACTtctgggtattattattattgttttgtagtctattttattttacaagaCAGACATTTACAGAATGAGTTCTTGTGAATAGCCAATGCTAGTTAAAATCTTCATTTGAGTTATTTGACTAAGGAGACACCCCATATAAAATATGCTGCCCCTTTGGGGATATGATTCTTATTTCTTGATAGTTCTCATTAAGTGTTTGGGTTCTAAAATCCATATTTTGTAAGCCCCATGTGCTGAAGAGTTTGCTTAATCACATTCTGAGCTTCGTGTTTGCTAATATTCTCTCTAAAGCCCTAGCTGAACATGGTTTATTTTCTTGAAGCAGATTTATTAGGTCTATGAAGAACATGTATTGATGCTTGGTAGCATGAATATCTCTTTATTGGAATAATTACTGGCGAGTTAGGAATTGAAAATATTGATTGCATTTATTTAGTCTTTTGATAtggacaaaaaatattaaaagccatcAAACACTAGCATTGCCCTTTGACAGCATCATTTAATTCTAGCTACAGGGAAAATTGTGACATAAACAAAAGCAGCATGACTTATCTATCTTCATTAGGCTCCTTTCTACATGGGGGGATATACCTCCTTCCTTCAAACAGTATAAAAACACTAGCTGGactaataaaagaaggaaagtatATTATAGATTAGCAGAAAATTATGTAACTGAAAGCAAAAGGCATCCACAAAAAAAACTTGGCCACAAAAATAGCCCCAAATAGACATTTTAAGATGGGAAATGTCTTTGTTAGTTCTACAATATTGTTATTTCATCATTTCTTAAGGAATTGGAACCCATGTTGTTCATTGGCCATATGTGGTTATTTAAAGTTAagcttaaattaattaaaattagattaaaatttaaaaataagtttctcaGTTACACCTTCCCCAATTTGAAGTAGTCACATGTAGCTTAGTAGCTATacggtcttttttttttttttaatttttattgttggttgttcaaaacattacatagttcttgacatatcatatttcacactttgattcaagtgggttatgaactcccatttttaccccatatacagattgcagcatcacatcgtttacacatccactgttttacatattgctatactagtgtctgttgtattctgctgcctttcctatcttctactatccctcctcccctcctctcccctcccatcttctctctctaccccatctactgtaattcatttctccccccctttttttttcatagaatttgcagggaaatggatggcattagagcagattatgctaagtgaagctagccaatccctaaaaaacaaaagccaaatgttttctttgatataaggagagtaactaagaacagagttgggaggaagagcataagaagaagattaacattaaacagggacgagaggtgggagggaaagggagagagaagggaaattgtatggaaatggaaggagaccctcatggttatacaaaattacatacaagaggaagtgaggggaaaggggaaaaaaaaaacaagggggagctATACGGTCTTGAACAGAGCAGATTTAGCACATTGCTATTATCACAGAAAGACCTTTTTGGACAGCACTGGGAAAATTCATATATTCCACTTCTCACTCTAATTATAGGTCTCAACTTTCAGAAACCATGTTGATATtgataatgaaaaagaaacagcaaatgaTCTTTTGGGGTATTTCCAGCATTTTCTGTATGTATAATTTCAAGCCAACAAACAGTTCTATCAGCGACCTTGTACATGTAGGGCTACTTCTTATTCAATATACGTAACCTATGTTAGTGAGTCTGTCTGAATCTGAGTTCTTAATTTACATACATATCATTTAAGTCAATAATagaaattttcaagaattttcagTTAGAATTAAAATATCTATGAGATGAATTCTGAAGCTTAAAAACAAGTAATTTAGTTTTTGTCTTATATCTGACCCTCAAACCTATGGTGTGAGCTCTATCTTCCATTCAAGAAGAACTATTCTTTAATACTGGGCATTAATAAGTAATtcttattttcagatattaaaagGCTACTATTATTAAATACACAACCTTAAATTTCCATCTACTGCATGCCTTCTCTCATAAGGGCAGTAACTCTTCCCATACCTTAGATGGGAATCACCCAGCCTGCAATGAAAAACAAGAGTAAAATTGATGTCTACTTTCTTCAATGGTACACCTTCTCACTCTTTGCTAACTATTATTTCTAGCTCCTTCAGAGGCAAGAATGGGGTaaagtgaaaaatcaaaagaaaagaagaaaaaaatcacaggtaTCTGATGCTGCCATCCCACACATTGGATGCCCACATGCAAGGCTTTACTCACAAAAGGCATCTTAGTGGTTCTTTGGACGTCCCACACAAGTCCTCAGGCATAGGACATTCCATTTTCTTCACCTCTAATGACTCTCTCTCAACTCTTGCTTTGGTGTTGAATGCTGCACAGCCTTTCTGTCATTTTGCCTTGCCTTCCACAGATAATCCTTTGGGCATGGTCCTTTGCAGAAGACTAAAGCAAAAGTTACATTCTTTGCTTTTCACTTCAGTCTAGGCTCAGAAAGTGTAGTTCACTCTTTCTAAAgtcttttcattttgcactgtTATCACTTGAACTTTGTCTAACCTTGAACTTTAGATTTATCCAGGCACTAGTGTCTCTGTCCTACAAATATCAAGAGATTCCAGACCACTTTCATCATACTTTGAGGAATTATAAGCCAAGAATATAAGTCTCTGCTATTGTTCTGGGTTTGGTTTAGCCCCTCTTAGACAAAATAGACACATGTAATCCATGTGTTTTGGCATTTGAAGACAAGATGAAACAAAGTCTTGCTACATATTAAACTGATAAATTACTTATTTTAGTGAAGGCTACACATTGATTCATTTCAGCAGTGTTCATGGAAATTCAACTATGAACCAGGTACGTACTGAACAGAGCTTAGGTATAAAAATGTGAGTAAAATAAATATGGGCATTGAGCTCATACAGCAGCAAATTTTTTGAAAGATAGTATAAATAGCATGGTCTTTGGAGTCAAACTCAGAATATCATCAACCAATCTCTCTTCCTCACCT is drawn from Urocitellus parryii isolate mUroPar1 chromosome 4, mUroPar1.hap1, whole genome shotgun sequence and contains these coding sequences:
- the Tusc1 gene encoding tumor suppressor candidate gene 1 protein translates to MWRMRGGATRRGSCGCGDTDGPGRPGRVPQRGGGDGGWRGRAGGARQQLEERFADLAASHLEAIRTRDERDRQNARLREENARLRLENRRLKRENRSLFRQALRLQGEGGDRMAAEAALGPPEAGTNRRERGGRHEDEPGSPRALRARLEKLEAMYRRALLQLHLEQQGPRPLVDKEEPPGQEPDSGLCAQDPAPPGPWL